One genomic region from Phycodurus eques isolate BA_2022a chromosome 16, UOR_Pequ_1.1, whole genome shotgun sequence encodes:
- the tsen54 gene encoding tRNA-splicing endonuclease subunit Sen54 isoform X2: MADQNKDDAGPKFYTEVLSPSELFSARTRSHKIPVRGQKDFYPDDSEEQRKRLEQSLNEHWGLVSEERVERLGNLVKAVWIPSEQLVELQSPAGKFWQTMGFSASGKQYLLPEEALYLMECVFYQDLPLSIQDGFEWFLSSSTVSLQQYQVFGHLKRLGYVVHRFDASSEPSPYARQLNLSQSRGGRTLKRKRSDSPVATCSRSDAQEVSAVKRKEAEEALTLPESQLTSSPVTSGAESVPADPSGGRSWWITDPLASHEADKHGCRSSSRWDGSIVFPNVASVRGHSSCLASPDPSLLPGGLTVGECDIGLWTRRINQREVKMSPKERERERKNRRRSCDVNRDKKVRQCKNWPEYHRLLASRRGRCSGRPEHLWKREITPLHDHTQPISTGELLKKISVIESTHLLEGASRLNASNVWRICFSVYQPDTVANFKKSNPGKPFARMCVCSFSGPVPDLAAIKQLSFQSGDVQVVFAVVDAGDISFYTFKDFQLPTDVYP, encoded by the exons ATGGCGGACCAAAACAAGGACGATGCCGGGCCAAAGTTTTACACCGAAGTATTGAG CCCGTCTGAGCTGTTTTCAGCCCGGACCCGGAGTCACAAGATCCCAGTCCGCGGTCAAAAAGACTTCTATCCGGACGACTCTGAGGAGCAGCGTAAGCGTCTGGAGCAGAGCCTGAATGAACACTGGGGCCTGGTGTCGGAGGAACGAGTGGAGAGGCT AGGTAACCTGGTGAAAGCCGTGTGGATTCCTAGTGAGCAGCTTGTGGAGCTTCAGTCTCCAGCG GGCAAGTTCTGGCAGACAATGGGATTCTCCGCCAGTGGCAAGCAGTACCTCCTCCCAGAAGAGGCGCTCTACTTGATGGAGTGT GTGTTCTACCAGGACCTCCCGCTCTCCATCCAGGACGGATTTGAATGGTTTCTGTCCTCTAGTACCGTGAGCCTGCAGCAGTATCAG GTGTTCGGGCATCTGAAGAGGCTCGGCTATGTGGTGCACAGGTTCGATGCCAG CTCAGAGCCGTCGCCCTACGCCAGGCAGCTCAACTTGTCGCAGTCACGAGGCGGGAGGACGCTGAAGAGGAAGCGCAGCGACAGCCCTGTCGCAACATGCAG ccGCAGCGACGCACAAGAAGTGTCCGCTGTGAAGAGAAAGGAAGCAGAAGAAGCTCTAACGCTACCCGAGTCGCAGCTAACGTCGTCACCGGTCACCTCGGGGGCCGAAAGCGTCCCGGCAGATCCGAGCGGAGGTCGATCCTGGTGGATAACGGACCCTCTCGCGAGCCACGAGGCCGATAAACATGGCTGCCGCAGCTCCTCACGGTGGGATGGCTCCATTGTGTTCCCCAATGTGGCCTCCGTGCGCGGTCACTCCAGCTGCTTGGCCTCTCCAGACCCGTCTCTTCTGCCCGGAGGTCTGACTGTGGGTGAGTGTGACATCGGCCTGTGGACGAGGAGGATCAACCAGCGCGAGGTGAAGATGTCtccaaaggagagagagagggagcgaAAGAATCGGAGAAGGAGCTGCGATGTCAACAGAGACAAAAAG GTGCGACAGTGCAAAAACTGGCCCGAGTATCATCGGCTTCTGGCAAGTCGGCGAGGGCGATGCAGCGGACGACCAGAACACTTGTGGAAGAGGGAAATCACTCCTTTGCACGACCACACCCAACCCATCTCCACAG gtgAGCTGCTAAAGAAAATCAGCGTGATCGAGTCCACACATTTACTTGAGGGAGCGTCCAG GTTGAATGCGTCAAATGTGTGGAGGATTTGTTTCAGTGTTTACCAACCCGACACGGTGGCCAACTTCAAGAAGAGCAACCCGGGGAAGCCCTTTGcccgcatgtgtgtgtgcag CTTCAGCGGGCCCGTTCCAGACCTGGCGGCAATCAAGCAGCTGAGCTTCCAGAGTGGCGACGTCCAAGTGGTCTTTGCCGTGGTGGACGCCGGCGACATCTCCTTTTACACCTTCAAAGACTTCCAGTTGCCCACTGACGTGTACCCATAA
- the tsen54 gene encoding tRNA-splicing endonuclease subunit Sen54 isoform X1, producing MADQNKDDAGPKFYTEVLSPSELFSARTRSHKIPVRGQKDFYPDDSEEQRKRLEQSLNEHWGLVSEERVERLGNLVKAVWIPSEQLVELQSPAGKFWQTMGFSASGKQYLLPEEALYLMECGSIQVFYQDLPLSIQDGFEWFLSSSTVSLQQYQVFGHLKRLGYVVHRFDASSEPSPYARQLNLSQSRGGRTLKRKRSDSPVATCSRSDAQEVSAVKRKEAEEALTLPESQLTSSPVTSGAESVPADPSGGRSWWITDPLASHEADKHGCRSSSRWDGSIVFPNVASVRGHSSCLASPDPSLLPGGLTVGECDIGLWTRRINQREVKMSPKERERERKNRRRSCDVNRDKKVRQCKNWPEYHRLLASRRGRCSGRPEHLWKREITPLHDHTQPISTGELLKKISVIESTHLLEGASRLNASNVWRICFSVYQPDTVANFKKSNPGKPFARMCVCSFSGPVPDLAAIKQLSFQSGDVQVVFAVVDAGDISFYTFKDFQLPTDVYP from the exons ATGGCGGACCAAAACAAGGACGATGCCGGGCCAAAGTTTTACACCGAAGTATTGAG CCCGTCTGAGCTGTTTTCAGCCCGGACCCGGAGTCACAAGATCCCAGTCCGCGGTCAAAAAGACTTCTATCCGGACGACTCTGAGGAGCAGCGTAAGCGTCTGGAGCAGAGCCTGAATGAACACTGGGGCCTGGTGTCGGAGGAACGAGTGGAGAGGCT AGGTAACCTGGTGAAAGCCGTGTGGATTCCTAGTGAGCAGCTTGTGGAGCTTCAGTCTCCAGCG GGCAAGTTCTGGCAGACAATGGGATTCTCCGCCAGTGGCAAGCAGTACCTCCTCCCAGAAGAGGCGCTCTACTTGATGGAGTGT GGCAGCATACAGGTGTTCTACCAGGACCTCCCGCTCTCCATCCAGGACGGATTTGAATGGTTTCTGTCCTCTAGTACCGTGAGCCTGCAGCAGTATCAG GTGTTCGGGCATCTGAAGAGGCTCGGCTATGTGGTGCACAGGTTCGATGCCAG CTCAGAGCCGTCGCCCTACGCCAGGCAGCTCAACTTGTCGCAGTCACGAGGCGGGAGGACGCTGAAGAGGAAGCGCAGCGACAGCCCTGTCGCAACATGCAG ccGCAGCGACGCACAAGAAGTGTCCGCTGTGAAGAGAAAGGAAGCAGAAGAAGCTCTAACGCTACCCGAGTCGCAGCTAACGTCGTCACCGGTCACCTCGGGGGCCGAAAGCGTCCCGGCAGATCCGAGCGGAGGTCGATCCTGGTGGATAACGGACCCTCTCGCGAGCCACGAGGCCGATAAACATGGCTGCCGCAGCTCCTCACGGTGGGATGGCTCCATTGTGTTCCCCAATGTGGCCTCCGTGCGCGGTCACTCCAGCTGCTTGGCCTCTCCAGACCCGTCTCTTCTGCCCGGAGGTCTGACTGTGGGTGAGTGTGACATCGGCCTGTGGACGAGGAGGATCAACCAGCGCGAGGTGAAGATGTCtccaaaggagagagagagggagcgaAAGAATCGGAGAAGGAGCTGCGATGTCAACAGAGACAAAAAG GTGCGACAGTGCAAAAACTGGCCCGAGTATCATCGGCTTCTGGCAAGTCGGCGAGGGCGATGCAGCGGACGACCAGAACACTTGTGGAAGAGGGAAATCACTCCTTTGCACGACCACACCCAACCCATCTCCACAG gtgAGCTGCTAAAGAAAATCAGCGTGATCGAGTCCACACATTTACTTGAGGGAGCGTCCAG GTTGAATGCGTCAAATGTGTGGAGGATTTGTTTCAGTGTTTACCAACCCGACACGGTGGCCAACTTCAAGAAGAGCAACCCGGGGAAGCCCTTTGcccgcatgtgtgtgtgcag CTTCAGCGGGCCCGTTCCAGACCTGGCGGCAATCAAGCAGCTGAGCTTCCAGAGTGGCGACGTCCAAGTGGTCTTTGCCGTGGTGGACGCCGGCGACATCTCCTTTTACACCTTCAAAGACTTCCAGTTGCCCACTGACGTGTACCCATAA
- the tsen54 gene encoding tRNA-splicing endonuclease subunit Sen54 isoform X3, with protein MADQNKDDAGPKFYTEVLSPSELFSARTRSHKIPVRGQKDFYPDDSEEQRKRLEQSLNEHWGLVSEERVERLGNLVKAVWIPSEQLVELQSPAGKFWQTMGFSASGKQYLLPEEALYLMECGSIQVFYQDLPLSIQDGFEWFLSSSTVSLQQYQVFGHLKRLGYVVHRFDASSEPSPYARQLNLSQSRGGRTLKRKRSDSPVATCSRSDAQEVSAVKRKEAEEALTLPESQLTSSPVTSGAESVPADPSGGRSWWITDPLASHEADKHGCRSSSRWDGSIVFPNVASVRGHSSCLASPDPSLLPGGLTVGECDIGLWTRRINQREVKMSPKERERERKNRRRSCDVNRDKKVCRCDSAKTGPSIIGFWQVGEGDAADDQNTCGRGKSLLCTTTPNPSPQVVHLNIRYISIIRIQ; from the exons ATGGCGGACCAAAACAAGGACGATGCCGGGCCAAAGTTTTACACCGAAGTATTGAG CCCGTCTGAGCTGTTTTCAGCCCGGACCCGGAGTCACAAGATCCCAGTCCGCGGTCAAAAAGACTTCTATCCGGACGACTCTGAGGAGCAGCGTAAGCGTCTGGAGCAGAGCCTGAATGAACACTGGGGCCTGGTGTCGGAGGAACGAGTGGAGAGGCT AGGTAACCTGGTGAAAGCCGTGTGGATTCCTAGTGAGCAGCTTGTGGAGCTTCAGTCTCCAGCG GGCAAGTTCTGGCAGACAATGGGATTCTCCGCCAGTGGCAAGCAGTACCTCCTCCCAGAAGAGGCGCTCTACTTGATGGAGTGT GGCAGCATACAGGTGTTCTACCAGGACCTCCCGCTCTCCATCCAGGACGGATTTGAATGGTTTCTGTCCTCTAGTACCGTGAGCCTGCAGCAGTATCAG GTGTTCGGGCATCTGAAGAGGCTCGGCTATGTGGTGCACAGGTTCGATGCCAG CTCAGAGCCGTCGCCCTACGCCAGGCAGCTCAACTTGTCGCAGTCACGAGGCGGGAGGACGCTGAAGAGGAAGCGCAGCGACAGCCCTGTCGCAACATGCAG ccGCAGCGACGCACAAGAAGTGTCCGCTGTGAAGAGAAAGGAAGCAGAAGAAGCTCTAACGCTACCCGAGTCGCAGCTAACGTCGTCACCGGTCACCTCGGGGGCCGAAAGCGTCCCGGCAGATCCGAGCGGAGGTCGATCCTGGTGGATAACGGACCCTCTCGCGAGCCACGAGGCCGATAAACATGGCTGCCGCAGCTCCTCACGGTGGGATGGCTCCATTGTGTTCCCCAATGTGGCCTCCGTGCGCGGTCACTCCAGCTGCTTGGCCTCTCCAGACCCGTCTCTTCTGCCCGGAGGTCTGACTGTGGGTGAGTGTGACATCGGCCTGTGGACGAGGAGGATCAACCAGCGCGAGGTGAAGATGTCtccaaaggagagagagagggagcgaAAGAATCGGAGAAGGAGCTGCGATGTCAACAGAGACAAAAAGGTTTGCAg GTGCGACAGTGCAAAAACTGGCCCGAGTATCATCGGCTTCTGGCAAGTCGGCGAGGGCGATGCAGCGGACGACCAGAACACTTGTGGAAGAGGGAAATCACTCCTTTGCACGACCACACCCAACCCATCTCCACAGGTAGTCCACTTGAACATCCGATACATTTCTATAATAAGGATTCAGTGA